One Dictyoglomus thermophilum H-6-12 DNA window includes the following coding sequences:
- a CDS encoding translocation/assembly module TamB domain-containing protein — protein MLGKGKFSYSNFKFDVKGRINWQDQIKFSPYFLFTGDLSSWNLEIYLKNSSLKYNNYMFRISDLNLRTDSNRNIEGHIFLIDGEQFAYIGLNGNWDEWKLTFWGENIKVLGEKIKVIKVNLDSSFSGDFNIKVGDYLLKSDFGLSLDSKFINLKNFYFDKYYLGDIKLSLENNILNIDGQILQGFVRGYYKIGESGNLDFSDIRFGDLKVSGTVNIRKDGLIFKIPKLNFSGLDLENIQCKLDFEEPNHVKEFSVEMPFNIRVYGDFNLESGYVKSLLYIKMKEKEIGFLNLKGDFEKLSFIGNIFAGSVEGYYDFKENSAILDVKNLSLSEIDSNFYGNLEDFSATFKEGFLSFKGNSTKMGFKGNSIENVSFKGSYKEDLKFNLTASYSMFDFSLNGTFNFRGGNRFTLSLRPKEGNFNEVLSKVLSLDFIGEVDKDFKNIRLTLNKDDIKFLKSGNINIDVQNSVLMGNVIVGERGEINLKLGFDGNGLVNLKDISLSFLEDLDISGFEGSISGLLRLEKWDIPDFELDAVNLRIKNFNEKSINLSLKGVKDRNGYLLSGDISKLSEKPAKINGVFSPKDFNLQVSFTDLKFLEDFISKDLIAEGDLKSGVLRLDVDGDLSNINLYGKLTWSNPLVFKYVKDKIYGGNFQLNYNNGELKLTDLEINAFSSKLKIHGVISPLFSLYGNVSSLCLSSPDIGNGYLAGDFKITKDKDIYTINGTLKVSNSHIYFPKNTNISLNNFKLNLPLSLDLELKLEDNILFSDPGLLYLYLKGNVFIKGNINMPLLDGKIEFVNGNINILGNDFIVNDGYIRFPGLSFNENIWEVSASKIIQGYNVILKGISFMGNSSFIFSSDPPLSLREILFLLLGQKNLPIVKEENWTLSTILESIPQGVEGVVSSAFSSYILSPLLSEFEKILKMDRIKVEYTLEGLIPRWKSISFERVLFSNLSLNVVYYLEGDNLWSTQLTYKFNENLYFKLYTSPKTEFSFSFEYGTQF, from the coding sequence TTGTTGGGTAAAGGAAAATTTAGTTATAGTAATTTTAAATTTGATGTAAAAGGGAGGATTAATTGGCAAGATCAGATTAAGTTTAGTCCTTATTTTTTATTTACAGGTGATCTTTCTTCATGGAATTTGGAAATATATCTGAAAAATTCTAGTCTAAAATATAATAACTACATGTTTAGAATTTCAGATCTTAACTTGAGGACTGATAGTAATAGAAATATAGAAGGACATATTTTTTTAATTGACGGAGAGCAATTTGCATATATTGGGCTTAATGGAAATTGGGATGAGTGGAAATTAACCTTTTGGGGAGAAAATATAAAGGTATTAGGTGAAAAGATAAAAGTGATAAAGGTGAATTTAGATAGTAGTTTTTCTGGAGATTTTAATATTAAAGTTGGAGATTACTTGTTGAAAAGTGATTTTGGTCTATCTTTAGATAGCAAATTTATTAATCTCAAAAACTTTTACTTTGATAAGTATTATTTGGGTGATATAAAGCTTTCCTTGGAAAATAACATCCTTAATATAGATGGGCAGATTCTTCAAGGTTTTGTCAGAGGATACTATAAAATCGGAGAAAGCGGTAATTTGGATTTTTCAGATATAAGATTTGGTGATTTGAAGGTCTCAGGTACTGTTAATATTAGAAAAGATGGACTTATTTTTAAGATTCCTAAGTTAAATTTTAGCGGGTTAGATCTTGAAAATATTCAGTGTAAGCTTGATTTTGAGGAACCTAATCATGTGAAGGAATTTTCGGTGGAGATGCCTTTTAATATAAGGGTATATGGAGATTTTAATCTTGAAAGTGGTTATGTTAAGTCGCTATTGTACATAAAAATGAAAGAAAAAGAGATTGGGTTCTTAAACCTTAAAGGAGATTTTGAGAAACTAAGTTTTATAGGTAATATATTTGCTGGAAGTGTTGAGGGTTATTATGATTTTAAAGAGAATTCTGCTATTTTGGATGTAAAAAATCTTAGCTTATCTGAGATTGACAGTAATTTTTATGGAAATCTCGAGGATTTTTCTGCTACTTTTAAAGAAGGATTTTTATCTTTTAAAGGAAATAGTACGAAAATGGGTTTTAAAGGAAATAGTATTGAAAATGTCTCCTTTAAAGGAAGTTATAAGGAAGACTTAAAATTTAATCTTACTGCTTCTTATTCTATGTTTGACTTCTCTTTAAATGGGACTTTTAACTTTAGAGGTGGAAATAGATTTACTCTGTCTTTAAGACCTAAAGAGGGCAATTTCAACGAAGTTTTGTCTAAGGTTCTCTCATTGGATTTTATTGGAGAGGTGGATAAAGACTTTAAGAATATAAGGCTCACATTGAATAAAGATGATATTAAGTTTTTAAAATCAGGCAATATTAATATTGATGTTCAGAATAGTGTTTTGATGGGGAATGTTATTGTAGGGGAAAGGGGAGAGATAAACTTAAAATTGGGTTTTGATGGAAATGGATTAGTAAATCTAAAGGATATTTCTCTTTCGTTCCTTGAGGATTTAGATATTTCGGGTTTTGAGGGTTCAATTTCAGGACTTTTAAGATTGGAGAAATGGGATATACCTGATTTTGAACTTGATGCAGTTAATTTAAGAATTAAAAATTTTAATGAAAAGAGCATAAATTTATCTTTGAAGGGAGTAAAAGATAGAAATGGCTATCTATTAAGTGGAGATATCTCTAAACTTTCGGAAAAGCCTGCGAAAATTAACGGGGTTTTTAGTCCAAAAGACTTTAATCTGCAAGTAAGTTTTACAGATTTAAAGTTCTTGGAAGATTTTATTAGCAAAGATTTGATTGCCGAAGGTGATTTAAAGAGTGGAGTGTTAAGATTAGATGTAGATGGAGATTTAAGCAATATAAATCTTTATGGTAAACTAACGTGGAGTAATCCCTTAGTATTTAAATACGTTAAGGATAAAATTTATGGTGGAAATTTTCAGCTTAATTACAATAATGGTGAATTAAAATTGACGGATTTAGAGATCAATGCTTTTTCTAGTAAGCTAAAGATTCATGGAGTAATCTCTCCTTTATTTAGTCTTTATGGGAATGTTAGTAGCCTTTGTCTTTCCTCTCCTGATATAGGGAACGGATATTTGGCTGGAGATTTTAAAATAACAAAGGATAAAGATATATATACTATAAATGGAACACTTAAAGTGAGTAATTCTCATATATATTTCCCTAAAAATACAAATATCAGCCTCAACAATTTCAAACTAAATCTTCCTTTAAGTTTAGATTTGGAGTTAAAGTTAGAGGATAATATTTTATTTTCTGATCCAGGTCTTTTATATCTATATCTTAAGGGTAATGTTTTTATAAAAGGTAATATTAATATGCCACTACTTGATGGTAAAATAGAGTTTGTAAATGGAAATATAAATATTCTTGGTAATGATTTTATAGTAAATGATGGCTATATTAGATTTCCAGGTTTGAGTTTTAATGAGAATATATGGGAAGTATCAGCCTCAAAGATAATTCAAGGATATAATGTGATTTTAAAGGGTATAAGTTTTATGGGGAATTCTTCTTTTATTTTTAGTTCCGATCCTCCACTTTCACTAAGGGAGATATTATTCTTACTCTTAGGTCAAAAAAATCTTCCTATTGTGAAGGAGGAAAACTGGACTTTATCGACAATCTTGGAGAGTATTCCTCAAGGAGTAGAAGGGGTTGTGAGCTCTGCTTTTAGTAGTTACATACTTTCTCCTTTACTAAGTGAGTTTGAAAAAATACTAAAAATGGATAGAATAAAAGTTGAATACACTTTAGAAGGTTTGATACCAAGGTGGAAGAGTATTTCTTTTGAAAGAGTTCTTTTTAGCAATTTAAGTTTAAATGTAGTCTATTATTTGGAAGGAGATAATCTATGGAGTACTCAGTTGACCTATAAATTTAATGAGAATTTGTATTTTAAACTATATACCTCTCCTAAAACGGAGTTCTCTTTTAGCTTTGAATATGGAACTCAATTTTAA
- a CDS encoding outer membrane protein assembly factor, whose amino-acid sequence MGLNKKFLFFIAFIFALICFTFAQSEYKIEDIVIKGNQKISTQEILNMVGVSKGANITDDQINKIKEKLDNSTYFLSVVINKLSGKSGIILEINVVESPFLIFINGISFQGLQRISVKELQNLIILPAIGWTTDERIWEQKRKFMSTGYFSKVDVNEVKSGEGFIVIFNFQENPVLEKIEVKGLQNLRKEDVLSMIGIKEGMLISEDDLMAKKEEIISSNMFSKVEFNITKKENKLYLTINLEENPLVSKVGLIGNNKSNIKDIQAILSIVGDISENTIISKSSIYYSEELISLWKAKLLETGYFKKVELNPKRVNERSVEVEITVVENPWVVAIDVKGLVNLKKEKVMEVISGRGRGFLNDNYLNELKEKLLSTGWFSSVDTKYVITPNNYAYITLTVVENPILKSITYSGLRLIPEKEIKKYRILKEGDFISDDRIEEQITKFENMGYFSKVSVEKSVENDKVSLNFIFNENPEVKKIVFEGLLGVSEKELRQVLLNKEGLPFNSVFLDKDVQSILNLLQSKGYVFASIQNVVFNNEGELIFYFKDYKVEDIQVEIIPSTETSVLSFLAIFRRPTDKNVVKREISLSVGESVNIEKIKSDLQRIYNVGIFEDVSVRFDKGSTEDSVKVVYVVKEKLSGSFNFGGGYATDVGLYGFVEYKEKNLFGKAQQLSLQLSLTSLAKINYQLTFIDPWFLGGRNAFQLDLYDKKVNITDATTSSTSTFEKAGGAFSFSYPLENFWSISLGFKYESITPIESSTMTTSTTVGSFNVGLWRDTRDFYLNPTQGSRQAISIEFAGGGSESNFIKYNVDLQWHLPLTNRESPISISQQKERQVLSLKIGFGFEEGNFPSTELFTLGGTSTIRGFSDNIFKGDTYLLFNMQYRIPLGNNLYGVLFVDSGSAWYRQDVTSLTDIKFYTGIGLGLRYDTLIIPIRIDFGYNFGNDPIAPNTKWRVHFSFGDIF is encoded by the coding sequence ATGGGGTTGAATAAGAAGTTTCTCTTCTTTATTGCTTTTATTTTTGCTTTAATTTGCTTTACTTTTGCCCAAAGTGAGTACAAAATTGAGGATATCGTTATAAAAGGAAATCAAAAGATTTCAACTCAAGAAATATTAAATATGGTTGGCGTAAGTAAAGGGGCAAATATTACCGATGATCAGATTAATAAGATAAAAGAAAAGCTTGATAATTCCACATACTTCCTTTCTGTGGTAATAAATAAACTTTCTGGTAAAAGTGGGATAATACTTGAGATAAATGTTGTAGAATCCCCATTTTTGATTTTTATTAATGGTATCTCTTTCCAGGGTTTGCAAAGAATCAGCGTAAAGGAACTTCAGAATCTTATAATTTTACCCGCTATTGGGTGGACTACAGACGAGAGAATATGGGAGCAAAAGAGGAAGTTTATGTCTACGGGATATTTCTCAAAGGTGGATGTTAACGAAGTAAAATCCGGAGAGGGTTTTATTGTAATTTTCAATTTTCAAGAAAATCCTGTTCTAGAAAAGATAGAAGTTAAAGGCTTACAGAATTTAAGAAAAGAAGATGTTTTATCTATGATTGGGATTAAGGAAGGAATGTTAATATCAGAAGATGATTTGATGGCTAAAAAAGAAGAGATAATAAGCTCAAATATGTTTTCAAAGGTAGAATTTAATATAACTAAAAAGGAAAATAAACTTTATCTAACTATTAACTTGGAGGAAAATCCACTTGTTTCTAAAGTGGGCTTGATTGGTAATAATAAGTCTAATATAAAAGATATTCAGGCAATCCTTTCTATAGTTGGGGATATTTCGGAAAATACCATTATTTCAAAAAGTAGTATTTATTATTCTGAAGAGTTAATATCTTTATGGAAGGCTAAATTATTAGAAACGGGATATTTTAAGAAGGTTGAACTAAATCCAAAAAGAGTGAATGAAAGGTCAGTAGAGGTTGAGATCACAGTTGTAGAAAATCCATGGGTTGTAGCTATAGATGTTAAGGGACTAGTTAACCTTAAGAAAGAGAAGGTTATGGAAGTTATTTCGGGAAGAGGTAGAGGATTCTTAAATGATAACTACTTAAATGAACTGAAAGAAAAATTGCTAAGTACTGGTTGGTTTTCTTCTGTTGACACTAAGTATGTTATAACTCCTAATAACTATGCATATATTACTTTAACAGTGGTAGAGAATCCTATTTTAAAAAGCATTACATATTCAGGGTTAAGGCTTATTCCTGAAAAGGAAATTAAAAAGTACCGTATCTTAAAAGAAGGAGATTTTATTTCCGATGATAGGATAGAGGAACAAATTACAAAATTTGAAAATATGGGGTATTTTTCCAAAGTAAGTGTGGAAAAGAGTGTAGAGAATGATAAAGTGAGTCTTAATTTTATCTTTAATGAAAATCCAGAAGTTAAAAAAATTGTTTTTGAGGGGCTTTTGGGGGTATCAGAAAAGGAACTGAGACAAGTTTTGCTAAATAAAGAGGGATTACCTTTTAATTCGGTATTTTTAGATAAAGATGTTCAAAGTATTTTGAATCTATTGCAGAGCAAGGGGTATGTTTTTGCTTCTATTCAAAATGTAGTTTTCAACAATGAGGGAGAATTAATCTTTTACTTTAAAGACTATAAAGTAGAAGATATTCAGGTAGAGATAATACCCTCAACTGAAACTTCCGTTTTAAGTTTTCTTGCCATATTTAGAAGACCTACAGACAAGAACGTAGTAAAGAGAGAAATATCTTTGTCGGTGGGAGAATCGGTAAATATAGAGAAGATAAAGTCTGATCTTCAAAGGATATATAATGTGGGGATATTTGAAGATGTCTCAGTTAGATTTGATAAAGGAAGTACTGAGGATAGTGTGAAAGTGGTTTATGTTGTAAAAGAGAAACTTTCGGGTTCTTTTAATTTTGGTGGTGGATATGCAACCGATGTAGGATTATATGGATTTGTTGAATACAAAGAGAAAAATTTATTTGGAAAAGCTCAACAGCTAAGTTTACAGCTCTCTTTGACTTCTTTGGCTAAAATTAATTATCAGTTAACTTTTATAGATCCATGGTTTTTAGGGGGTAGAAATGCCTTCCAGTTAGATCTTTATGACAAAAAAGTAAATATTACTGATGCTACAACTTCCTCTACTTCTACTTTTGAAAAGGCAGGAGGGGCTTTTTCTTTTTCTTATCCTCTTGAGAATTTCTGGAGCATAAGCCTAGGCTTCAAATATGAGAGTATTACTCCCATAGAATCATCCACAATGACGACCTCTACCACTGTGGGAAGCTTCAATGTAGGATTGTGGAGGGATACTCGTGATTTCTATTTGAATCCTACACAGGGTTCTAGACAAGCTATTAGTATTGAGTTTGCAGGAGGAGGCAGTGAATCTAATTTCATAAAATATAATGTGGATCTGCAATGGCATCTTCCTCTAACAAATAGAGAAAGTCCTATCTCTATTTCTCAGCAAAAGGAAAGGCAAGTTTTGTCTCTAAAGATAGGATTTGGTTTTGAAGAAGGAAATTTTCCATCCACAGAACTTTTTACTCTTGGAGGCACAAGTACGATAAGAGGTTTCTCTGATAACATCTTTAAGGGAGATACATACCTTCTTTTTAATATGCAATATAGAATCCCGTTAGGAAATAATTTATACGGTGTTTTATTTGTAGATTCAGGAAGTGCTTGGTATAGACAGGATGTAACTTCATTGACAGATATTAAATTTTACACAGGCATTGGTTTAGGACTTAGATATGATACTCTTATTATTCCTATAAGAATTGACTTTGGTTATAATTTTGGAAATGATCCTATAGCTCCTAATACTAAATGGAGAGTACACTTTAGTTTTGGTGATATTTTTTAG
- a CDS encoding POTRA domain-containing protein produces the protein MRKIIIFTILIFGLLGVIYGDENFLIQGIVFDGVKNVPYDVLQNSINIKVLNTYSKDYIEKEVQKLLKTGYFKYLSYELIKRDVGYELVIHVEELPLISKIVFPDTKLVSVEEIKGILYSKERGFFNEEKTKEDCSKIEEYYSKKGFVLAKKPEYFFKDNVLTFTWEELPPIGRIEVKAKSYWEEPLIKRYLKINVGDYLNMNKIEELNDLFNKKNIKIKVQPEWKIEKESTILYLNVVYLPPREISLSYNYNESTDLSLGYFWGNVGYIKGFVSSNLQGSIDYGISLQSYYLDLNINNKDYSVALKRQMSKTNNIEAELGYRGSFVINDKALFIYFTQDLLKTDNNVPESGRYVRIGLDFHGGGSLFNFSILSFEGKYYLTLGQGLDRKIIGFEGDLKYPLGNSPESGNLGIRLLYTIPLGNNAYVSLKVGGGSNFDNLSSLSDLKFNILGGIDLVSSQRFVDYSINLESDFVNILKFKAETKIKF, from the coding sequence TTGAGGAAGATTATTATTTTTACAATACTTATTTTTGGACTTTTAGGAGTGATATATGGGGATGAAAATTTTCTTATACAGGGAATAGTATTTGATGGTGTAAAAAATGTACCTTATGATGTTCTGCAAAATAGCATTAATATAAAGGTTCTTAATACCTACTCAAAGGATTATATTGAGAAGGAAGTACAAAAACTTTTGAAAACTGGCTATTTTAAATATCTGAGCTATGAACTTATTAAAAGAGATGTAGGATACGAATTAGTAATCCATGTGGAAGAATTACCACTTATTTCTAAAATTGTATTTCCTGATACTAAACTTGTTTCTGTAGAGGAGATAAAAGGCATTCTTTATAGTAAAGAAAGAGGATTTTTTAATGAAGAAAAAACTAAAGAGGATTGCAGTAAGATTGAGGAATATTACTCAAAGAAGGGATTTGTTTTAGCAAAGAAACCAGAGTATTTCTTTAAGGATAACGTATTAACCTTTACCTGGGAGGAGCTTCCTCCTATAGGTAGAATTGAAGTAAAAGCAAAGAGTTATTGGGAAGAACCTTTAATAAAGCGTTACCTTAAAATAAATGTTGGCGATTATTTAAATATGAATAAAATAGAGGAGCTAAACGACCTCTTTAACAAGAAAAATATAAAGATCAAAGTTCAACCAGAGTGGAAGATTGAAAAAGAGAGTACTATTTTATATCTTAACGTGGTATATTTACCCCCTCGAGAAATATCTCTTTCTTATAATTACAATGAATCCACCGATCTAAGTTTAGGATATTTTTGGGGAAATGTTGGTTATATAAAAGGATTTGTGTCTTCTAATCTTCAGGGAAGTATTGATTATGGGATTAGTTTGCAAAGTTATTATCTTGATTTGAATATAAACAATAAAGACTACAGTGTTGCTTTAAAAAGACAGATGTCAAAAACAAATAATATTGAAGCGGAGTTAGGATATAGAGGGAGTTTTGTGATAAATGATAAGGCTTTGTTTATTTATTTTACTCAAGATTTATTAAAAACTGATAATAATGTACCAGAGTCTGGAAGATATGTGAGGATAGGTTTGGATTTCCATGGTGGTGGATCTTTATTCAATTTCTCAATCTTATCTTTTGAGGGTAAATATTATCTGACTTTAGGACAAGGATTAGATAGAAAGATAATTGGATTTGAAGGTGATTTAAAATATCCTTTGGGTAATTCTCCAGAAAGTGGAAATTTAGGGATAAGGTTATTGTATACTATACCCTTAGGAAATAACGCATATGTAAGTTTAAAAGTAGGAGGTGGTAGTAATTTTGATAATTTAAGTTCGCTTTCAGATTTAAAATTTAATATTTTAGGTGGTATTGATTTAGTTAGTTCTCAAAGATTTGTGGATTACTCTATAAATTTAGAAAGTGATTTTGTGAATATCTTGAAGTTTAAAGCTGAGACAAAAATAAAATTTTAG
- a CDS encoding OmpH family outer membrane protein, with amino-acid sequence MKKYGFLALVLLISVAFVFVGLKIVGAQTQQPKIAYIDEDKLLRNYQPFMNAYNKYQQEYQDRLNKIAEAQKAGKSQDEIKKLSDQYDKELEPYKQAVQKVLENLRKTLDGIFADLSKKEGYIAVLTKSVQGQDVVIWGGVDITDKVIKILSGSK; translated from the coding sequence ATGAAGAAATATGGATTTTTAGCTTTAGTTCTATTAATCTCAGTAGCCTTTGTTTTCGTTGGTTTAAAGATTGTTGGAGCACAAACTCAACAGCCCAAGATAGCCTATATTGATGAAGATAAACTTCTTAGAAATTATCAGCCCTTTATGAATGCTTACAATAAGTATCAACAGGAATACCAAGATAGGTTAAATAAGATAGCAGAGGCTCAAAAGGCAGGAAAGTCTCAGGATGAAATTAAAAAGTTGTCAGATCAGTATGATAAAGAATTAGAACCTTACAAACAGGCAGTACAGAAGGTATTGGAAAATTTGAGAAAGACTTTAGATGGTATTTTTGCTGATCTTTCTAAAAAAGAGGGATATATAGCAGTTCTAACCAAGTCCGTTCAGGGGCAAGATGTAGTTATATGGGGTGGTGTTGATATTACAGATAAAGTCATAAAAATACTTTCAGGTAGTAAATAG
- a CDS encoding OmpH family outer membrane protein: MRRGKLFPILFLSLIFTFSVISSTQTLNVGVLDYSKVFMEYKETKTVQNEIKKRQEAIEKLIENYKKKGMSEKEINEYRVKEEKKLGDFVEEARQRIRTKIYKEVEKVAKSKKLSVVLERKVRIWGGIDITTEVLNNLNK, from the coding sequence ATGAGAAGAGGTAAGTTATTTCCAATCTTGTTTTTGAGTTTGATTTTTACTTTTAGTGTCATATCTTCTACTCAAACCTTAAATGTTGGTGTATTGGATTATTCTAAGGTTTTCATGGAGTATAAAGAAACAAAAACTGTTCAGAATGAGATAAAGAAAAGGCAGGAAGCGATAGAAAAGTTGATCGAGAATTACAAGAAAAAGGGTATGAGTGAGAAGGAGATTAACGAATATAGGGTAAAAGAGGAGAAAAAGTTGGGTGATTTTGTGGAGGAAGCAAGGCAAAGGATAAGGACTAAAATTTATAAAGAGGTCGAAAAAGTAGCTAAGTCCAAAAAATTGTCGGTAGTTTTAGAGAGGAAAGTAAGAATTTGGGGTGGAATTGATATTACGACAGAAGTTTTGAATAATTTGAATAAGTGA
- the lpxD gene encoding UDP-3-O-(3-hydroxymyristoyl)glucosamine N-acyltransferase, whose amino-acid sequence MLLSEIAKIIGGELTGEDMEIEKVAEWESATERDLVFVFKSKDVAEIEDKTRARSLVIPSDGKAKKTHIKVEDPKLAMAKILKFFDFRVYPSGIHNTAVLGNNVELGENTGIGAYVVIGNNVKIGAGTKIFPGVVIGNNVEIGENCIIYPRNTIYDHVIIGNNVIIHSGCSIGVDGFGYVWDGKEHFKITHIGKVIIEDNVEIGGNTVIERATLGETRIGKGTKIGSLIMIGHNVKIGENCVIVSQSGIAGSSILGNGVIMAGQSGVSDHVKVGNNVVILAKSGVTKDVPDNTVVSGFPARPHSEEMKVQAILRKLPELWEEIRKLREKIGQTGNNK is encoded by the coding sequence ATGCTTCTTAGCGAGATTGCAAAGATTATTGGGGGAGAATTAACTGGTGAGGATATGGAGATAGAAAAAGTAGCAGAGTGGGAGTCTGCTACAGAGAGGGATCTTGTCTTTGTTTTTAAAAGTAAAGATGTGGCAGAAATCGAAGATAAAACAAGGGCAAGGTCTCTCGTGATTCCTTCTGATGGGAAAGCAAAAAAGACCCATATAAAAGTTGAGGATCCAAAACTTGCCATGGCAAAAATTCTAAAGTTTTTTGATTTTAGAGTTTATCCATCAGGTATTCATAATACTGCTGTTTTGGGAAATAATGTGGAACTTGGGGAAAATACAGGTATAGGAGCCTATGTGGTTATAGGGAATAATGTAAAGATAGGGGCAGGAACCAAAATTTTTCCAGGGGTAGTAATAGGAAATAACGTAGAGATTGGGGAAAATTGTATTATTTATCCTCGTAATACTATTTATGATCATGTAATAATTGGGAATAATGTGATAATCCATTCGGGTTGTAGCATTGGCGTCGATGGTTTTGGATATGTTTGGGATGGAAAGGAACATTTTAAAATTACTCATATAGGGAAAGTAATTATTGAAGATAATGTGGAAATTGGTGGAAATACAGTAATCGAAAGAGCGACTTTAGGAGAGACTCGAATAGGAAAGGGCACTAAAATAGGATCATTGATAATGATAGGACATAATGTTAAGATCGGTGAAAATTGCGTTATAGTAAGCCAAAGTGGTATAGCAGGAAGTAGCATTCTTGGAAATGGTGTAATAATGGCAGGACAAAGCGGTGTTTCTGACCATGTAAAGGTGGGAAATAATGTAGTAATTTTAGCAAAGAGTGGTGTAACGAAGGATGTGCCTGATAATACAGTAGTCTCAGGTTTTCCTGCAAGGCCTCATAGCGAAGAGATGAAAGTTCAGGCAATTTTAAGGAAACTTCCTGAACTTTGGGAAGAAATAAGAAAGTTGAGGGAAAAAATTGGGCAAACAGGCAACAATAAGTAA
- the lpxC gene encoding UDP-3-O-acyl-N-acetylglucosamine deacetylase — protein sequence MGKQATISNSFTAEGKGLHIGGFSKLTFEPAPIDTGIVFIKEGIKVPALYNYVFDTKRRVVLGNKDKLISTVEHLLSAIYALGISNLFIYVEGDEIPILDGSSVKWCELLYNAGIKIQDAERRSFSLMDSVLIRDGNGLLLLFPSERLEILCAISFPKSFIKWQRFYLDSLDKYFNEIAPARTFGFYYEVEDLIKRGLISGADLENALLVGEEGYVNLPRFFDEPVRHKILDIIGDFSLLGMDLKMRVISIGSGHSLHIKALEIISNKFIEGGREFERS from the coding sequence TTGGGCAAACAGGCAACAATAAGTAATTCTTTTACTGCTGAAGGAAAGGGTTTACATATAGGAGGTTTTTCTAAGTTAACTTTTGAACCTGCTCCTATTGATACAGGGATAGTCTTTATAAAAGAAGGGATAAAGGTTCCTGCTCTTTATAATTATGTTTTTGATACTAAAAGACGAGTTGTATTAGGTAATAAGGATAAGCTTATCTCTACTGTAGAACACTTGCTTTCAGCTATATACGCTTTAGGTATATCAAACTTATTTATATATGTGGAAGGTGACGAAATACCAATTTTGGATGGAAGTTCTGTTAAGTGGTGTGAATTGTTGTATAATGCTGGAATTAAAATTCAAGATGCTGAAAGAAGATCATTTTCTTTGATGGATAGTGTTTTGATAAGGGATGGTAATGGGTTATTGCTTCTTTTTCCATCGGAAAGATTGGAGATTTTATGTGCCATATCTTTCCCTAAATCCTTTATTAAATGGCAAAGGTTTTATTTAGATTCTTTAGATAAGTATTTTAATGAGATTGCTCCTGCAAGAACCTTTGGATTTTATTACGAAGTAGAAGATTTGATTAAGAGAGGATTAATATCAGGGGCAGACCTTGAAAATGCCTTGTTAGTTGGAGAAGAGGGATATGTTAATTTACCAAGGTTTTTTGATGAGCCTGTAAGACACAAAATCTTGGATATAATTGGTGACTTCTCTTTGTTGGGAATGGATTTAAAAATGAGGGTTATTTCCATAGGTTCAGGCCATTCTTTACATATAAAAGCTCTTGAGATTATAAGTAATAAATTTATTGAAGGGGGAAGGGAGTTTGAAAGAAGTTAA